The window TTTTCTCCTTTTGCCTGTCGAAGTTAGTAAACCATACCATTGTTACATCCTCATGAATGAAACGTTACATTTCGATGAAAGTCGTCTCATCCATAGGCAAGTAATGAAAAAATCCGCCGGAAACGGAAGGAAATCGTGATAGTATTTGACATGAAAAGAAATCGTGATAGCATTAAAAATATAGGCGAAAGGAGGTTCAACAATGGGACTTTTTGACGGTGCCCTGAAAGGGAATGTCGTGACCGGGCTTGCCATAGGCATAGGAGCAGCTGTTCTTGCGCCTGCCGTACTCCCTGTCATAGCGAGCGTGGCTAAACCGGTAGCGAAGGCTGCTATCAAAGGCGGAATTATCCTCTTCGAAAAAGGTAAGGAAGCCTTTGCGGAGGCGGGTGAAGTGGTCGAGGACCTGGTTGCCGAGGTGAAATCCGAGCTTTCAGAGGCGGAGAAGGCCGCAAGTTCCGCAACCGCCCCCGAAGGTGAATCAGGCGCTTAATGCTTCCTGATGCATACATCAGTCATCAGACTCCGGAAAGGCTGAGGATTAAGATACCCTCACGAAAGAGGGACCAGGCATATTTGACGCGAATGAAGGAACTTCTTTCGGCTCTCGAAGGCATAGAGGCCGTAGAATGCAACCCCCTGACCGGCAGTTTACTCCTTACCCACAAGGTGGTGAAAAAGGAGAGGATAGCCGAGTATGCCGCGGTCAATAGTCTTTTTCGGATTAACGGGCTGAATGCCTCTCCGGTCGGGCTACAGCGACGGATATCAGGAACTTTCAAGGGGATGGACAGTCAACTGAAAACGTTTACCGGAGGCGAGATAGACATCGGGGGGCTGGCGTTTCTCGTACTCCTCGGCGCAGGGATCTATCAGATGAGCATGGGGAATGTTACCGCACTTCCCTGGTATGGAGCGTTTTGGTATGCATTCAATATCTTCCTGAAATCTAACAGCGCACCGGCGTAGGTTATTTAACTTTTTTGTAACTCAATAGTAACCATTTTGTAACAACTGGGTGGTATTTTTATGTTACAGCGCTTTCATTACCATTAAGAATCGTGGCCGGCTAAGCACTTTCAAATCTATTCACAATAAGAGGAGGCGTGAGATGTCAGCAGAACGTGTCGCAAGCAAAACAGCTTCAGGTGTGGAAGAGGGTATCGGGAAGGCGGGGACGACTGTGAAGGCAGGGGTCGTCAGCAGCCTGAAGGGAATCAATGAGATCGAGGCGGAGATTGTCAGCCTCGTGAGAAATACGGTTTCGAACACCCTTAGGGCCACCGGTTCCGTGGCTGCCGAGGCTGTCGGCGTTACGAAGGATGTGGTAATAGGAACCATTCAGGCTACGGAAGAGGTCGGCACCGGCCTCATCCTGAGCACAAAGAGCGTTGCAAAGGGTGTCGTCATGGGCGTAAGCGACGTGGGCGGGGATGTCGTCACCGTTGCCAGCCAAACGGTAAAGGGCGCTGTCAAGGGGGCTGCCGAGGTTGGAGCAGATGTCGCGATGGTCGCGAGGCGGACCGTTGACGGCGTCATCGAGGCTACGAAAGAGGTCGGCGGGAATGTTGAAGAGGTCGCGAGAGTGGCTGTAGGCGGGGCCATTGAAGCTGCCGGTACCATAGGGAACACGGCTGTCAGGGCAGTCAAGGACATGCTCGTCGGTGTTGTCGAGGGGGTTAAGGAGATCGCAAGCACCGCCCTTCCGAGGCAAAGAACGACCTTTGCTGCTTCTCCGAAAGAGAAACCGGCCCCGAAAGCCGAAACGCCGAAGACGAAGCCTAAGTCTGTTCCGAGCAGAAGTAGAAGAAGAGGATAGTAAGAGGTGTGGTCCAGCCGCTTCATACTTCGGTAAAGGGAAGAGCACGATTTAAAGTAGCCGGACTCTATCGCTCTGCGGTACTCAAGAAAGAGCTTGAATCAGGGCTCTCTCGTCAGGGCGGCATTCAGGGATTTTCGGTAAGCGTCCTTACCGGGAACGTTCTCATATACTATAACTCAGAGAACACTCTTGAGATAGTCGCCTCACTGATCGCTGCGATTGTCGCTCGGTCAGAAAAGACCGGTCAGCCCTCTGAAGCGTTGCCTCAGACTGTCACTGTTGCTCTGTCACGTGGAGATCAGCCTCACGGCGCTGACAAAGTGCTCCCCGCTCCAAGCAGACGTACATTAAGAAAGAGCATCACCCGTGCTGAAGCGCAGACCACCGAAGACTGGCATCTCATGAACGCCATGGATGTGTTCGAGACTTTCGGCACGTCTCGAAATTCCGGCCTGTCATCCGATATTGTCAGTGCTAACCTCAGGAAATTCGGACCTAATGTCCTGCCGGAATCCGTCCCCCGCTCAGGCCTGAGTATGTTTTTAGGCCAGTTTAAGTCACTCCCTGTGGCGCTCCTCGGTGTTGCGGCAGGAATTTCAGTCCTTACGGGCGGCATCGCGGATGCCGTGGTGATTATGGGCGTTGTACTCATCAACGCGGCGATAGGATACACGACCGAGAGCCAGACCGAAAAAACAATCCATGCCTTGAAGCGTCTCGTAAGACCGTCTGCGGCGGTGCTCCGCGATGGAACTTTGCAAGAGATAGGCGCCGAAGATGCGGTGCCCGGAGACCTCCTCCTGCTGAGACCCGGCAGCTATATCGCTGCCGATGCGCGGCTCATCGAAACAAATCATCTGAGCGTCGATGAGTCGGCCCTCACCGGTGAGAGCATGCCGGTGAGAAAGACCCTGTCACCCCTAATGCAGAGGGATATCCCGCTTGCCGACAGGACCAATATGGTCTATATGGGTACTCTCGTTACCGGCGGACAGGGCGTAGCCATTGTTGTGGCGACGGGGAGGTTCACCGAAATCGGGAAGATTCAGACCCTCGTCGGTGAGGCAAGGCCGCCCGAAACCCCCATGGAGCGTCAGTTGGACAGGATGGGCAGCCAACTGGTACTCATCTGCGGCATAGTCTGCGGAATGGTTTTCATAACCGGCCTGCTCCGGGGATACGGCCTTTTGGAGATGCTCAAGACTTCCATATCCCTGGCTGTCGCCGCTGTTCCCGAAGGTCTTCCCACGGTGGCAACCACTACCCTCGCTCTCGGCATCAGAAAGATGCGAAGGCACAATGTCCTCATAAGACATCTCAATGCGGTAGAGACCCTCGGCTCCGTGCAGACGATATGCCTCGACAAGACGGGAACGATAACCTTGAACCGGATGTCCGTCGTCGCGGCTCATGCAGGCATGCGACACTTCAGCGTCTCCAACGGCCAGTTTTTCCTGTCCGGCGAACCCTTGAGTGTCTATATACACGATGAGCTCCTCAGGCTCATTCACATATCCGTCCTCTGCAACGAAAGTGAAGTCCTGGGAGAGGATGGACGCTATGTTATCAATGGCTCTCCGACCGAGAACGCCCTGATACATATCGCATTAGGTTCAGGGGTCGATGTCGGGATGCTGAGAGAGAAGTTTCCTCTTCTGAGAATCCGACATCGTTCAGAAAACAGCAATTACATGTGCACGCTCCACGGGACACAGAACAATTCTTTCCTCGTTGCCGTAAAGGGGAGCCCTAACGAGGTCCTCCCCATGTGCGGCTGGCACATGAAGGACGGCAAAAAGGTTCCACTTACGGATGACGACCGCCTCGCCCTGGAGACAGAAAATGAGCGCATGGCGGGCGACGCCCTCCGCGTTCTCGGGGTGGCCTATTCGTTCGCCGATAACGAGACGCTTCCGCTCGAGGCGGACGTTGACTGCGCGGATAATCTCATCTGGCTCGGCCTCGTGGGCATGGCTGACCCTGTCAGGGACGGCGTAAAGGGATTGATAGGCGAATTTCACAAAGCAGGAATAGATACGGTGATGATAACGGGTGACCAGAGTCCGACGGCATATGCGATAGGAAAGGAGCTGAACCTCGGCAACGGTGAGCAACTCGAAATCCTTGATTCCACCCATCTGGTCGATATCGACCCGGAAGTCATGAAGGCTCTCTGCAAGCGGGTTCACGTCTTCGCCCGCGTCAGCCCGGCACACAAGCTCCGGATAGTCCGGGTGCTCCAGGATGTCGGTCTTGTTGTCGCGATGACGGGCGACGGCATCAACGACGGTCCGGCCCTCAAGGCCGCGGATATCGGCATCGCCATGGGACATACCGGCACCGATGTCGCCCGTGAGGTCGCCGATGTCATCATCGAGGATGACAACCTCGAGACGATGATCATAGCGATCAGTCAAGGCAGAACAATCTATAACAACATCAGAAAGTCCGTCCACTTTCTCTTATCGACGAATCTCAGCGAGATCATGGTTATGTTCACTGCCATCGCAGGTGGCCTCGGCCAACCGCTGAGCGCCATACAGCTGCTCTGGATTAACCTGATGTCCGACATAGCTCCAGGATTGGCACTCGCCCTAGAGCCGCCGGAACCCGACGTCCTGAGCCGGTCGCCCCGCGACCCTGGCGAGCCGATTGTCAGGAGGTCGGATTTCAAAAGGATCGCCTTTGAGTCGGCTGCGATCTCCGCCGGGGCATTGGGGGCCTACGGATATGGCATCGCGAGATACGGCATGGGCCAGAAAGCAGGCACCCTCGCGTTTATGGGCCTCACCGCGGGGCAACTCCTCCATGCCATAAGCTGCCGCTCAGAGACACACAGCGTCTTCAGCAAGGAGAAGTTGCCTCCCAATAGGTATCTCAATATGGCGCTCGGGGGTTCTTTTGCCGTTCAATGTTTGGCCATGTTCATCCCGGGCTTGAGGAATCTTCTAGGGCTCGCTCCGATCGGTGTTCTCGATGGTCTTGTGATCGGAGGCAGCGCTGTTCTTCCCTTACTTGTGAATGAAGGAACGAAGAAAGTCCCGAAAGAGGTGACGCCGTGAAGAAAGACTTCATTTTCACATCAGAGTCGGTTACGGAAGGCCATCCTGACAAGCTCTGTGACCAGATAAGCGACGCCATAGTAGATCATTTCCTTCAGCAGGATCCCTATTCGCGGGTTATTGCCGAATGCGCCGTATCCACCGCGATCATGTTTATCGCGGCGAGATTCGAATCGGGTGCGAGCGTCGATTTCCCGAATATAGCGAGACAGGTCGTGAACCAGATCGGGTATGACCAGCATGCCTTTAATGCAAAGACCTGCAGCATCGTGACGAGTCTCAAGGAATTGGCCCACGATGAGAACTGTTTCTTTGATGAAAGGAACCTCTCGGATGCTGAGATCGATGAAATTCCGGCACGGAACCAGGTTACGGTCTTTGGCTTTGCCTGCAACCAGACCGCTGCCCTCATTCCCCTTCCTATTTGGCTTGCCCACAAGCTGGCGAGGAGACTCACTTCGGTGAGACTCCAGAAGATACTCCCCTATATTTCGCCCGACGGAAAGACGCAGGCGGGCATCGAATACAGGAACGGGAAACCGTTCAGAATCCACAGCATCACTGTCATCGCCAGTCAGGACAGTCCGTCGACAGCCGGGGGGCCTGATATGAAGAGACTCGAAGAGGATATCAGAGAGACTGTTATAGATCCCGTATTTTCCGACGAAGCTATAAGGCCGGACAAGAACACAAAGATATTCATAAACCCCGACGGTCCCTTTGTCATCGGGGGTCCCTCCGTCCATTCGGGGTTGACGGGAAGGAAAAATGCTATCGACACCTATGGAGAGTATTCCCGCCAGAGCGGCGCTGCCCTGAGCGGTAAAGACCCTCTCCGCATAGACAGGATAGGAGCCTATGCGGCCCGTTACGCCGCTAAGAATGTTATCGCCGCGGGGCTCGCCGCTGAATGCGAGCTGCAGCTCAGTTACTCTATCGGTCTTTCGAAGCCCGTGAGTACTCAGGTCGAAACCTTTGGAACAGGTGTCCTGCCTGATGAAAAGATAGCGGCACTTGTCGAGAGACTTTTTGATTTCCGTCTTGCGGGGATCGTAAAGCAGTTCAACCTGAGATACCTGCCGTCGATTCTGAAGGGCGGTTTTTACAGAAAGCTCGCTGCATACGGCCATGTCGGAAGAATGGATATGGGTCTGCCGTGGGAACTGACCGATAAGATCCAGGAGATGAAGGGGCAAAGGTGAGGCTGATGAACACTCTGCCTGAAGAATGTAAGAAAGTGCTCTACGATAATGAAACCGAGAGGAGGCTTCACATCGGAGCGATAGAAGTGCTGTCTGTTCGCGCCGGTCTCTCCTCGGACAAAGTGGAAAGGCTATACGAAATCGTTTTGAACCGATTCAAAAGGGAAGCAAGAATCAGGGATTATCTACCGATCCTCGTGAGCAAACGGGTTCATTACCTGCTGGATAAGTGGAGACGTTCCGGGAGAAGCGATGCCCCAGGTCCCAAAAAAGAACCCGAAAATTATGCCTACTGAACTATCCGTTCCTTTCTCTCCAGGGGGCTTATCATTTGACTGACCGCGACCAGAAACTGGTTCTCTCTTTGACCATCGCTTACTTCTTCATCGAGCTGCTCGGTGGATTGTATTACCGCAGCCTTGCCCTTGTTACGGATGCATCTTTTATGGCCATCAATGTTTCGGGTCAATTCATCGCGCTTTACATCGGCAGGCTCGCTCAAAGACTTCCGAATAAGAATAAAACCTTCGGGTACGAAAGGGCAAAGGTTTTATCAGGTCTGTTCAATGGAATGCTCGTCGGTTTCTTGCTCTTCTATGTCTTCATCGAGGCATACCATAAGCTGAGGAATCCAGAGCCCTTGGAGGCGGATAAGATCCTCCTTATCGCCGTAATAGGTCTTTTTGTGAACGCCTTCGGACTCATCAGGCTTTATAAGCACTCGCAAGATATCAATATCAAGGGGGCTCTGCTTCTCATATTGAATGATACCTTGGGCTCAGTCGGCGTCATTGCATCGTCCCTCATCATCCGCTTTACGAACCTTTACTTCGTCGACGCTCTGGCGGGTGTGGGCGTGGGCTTATTAGCCGCCTATCCCACGTATTTCTTGATAAAGGATAGCGTACAGATCCTCATGGAGGGAAACCCGGCCAAAATAGATATCGATGAGGTAGAAGGTTTTATTTATGAGACATTCGATAATATCAGTAACGTGAAAGATATGCACATATGGGGTTTGTCTCCCGAAAAAATAATACTCGCTGTGAGGATAAGGACGAACGGGTCAGTCTATCGCAGAGAAACCATGAAGGGAATGAAGCGTGCGCTGAAGAAGAAATTCGGCTTTTCGGATATCTATATTGAGCTTTACGAAGTGAAACAGGCATCCTCGGAGGTTCTGTCATGAGTACCGCGCACACTTGAAAGCTTTATTTTGAGGGGTTATAGTTCAAACAGAAATCTATTCAGCAATATCAAGAAAGCTTCTGCTATCTGCAGATGCCAATCGATCCGGATTTGCATTTTCGCCCGTCAGTCCAGATCGCATCTGTCAGCTTTGCCCCACTCAAGTCCGAGTCCTCCAAGTTCGCATCCGTTAGATCGGCGCCTCTGAGGTCTGCATGATCGAGGGCTGCTTTTCTCAGATTTGCCTTGCGCAGATTCGTGAATCGCAGATTTGCTCCGCTGCATCTCGACAGGTGGAGATCTGCACTGCTCAGGTTCGCACCCAGCATTGTCGCGTCTTTCAAATTTGCCTCACTCAAATCTGCACCGCTTAAATTTGCATCGTTGATTGTCGCGGAATGCAGATCTAACTTACTTAGATTAGCATTGGCAAGATTTGCACGGGTGAATACCACCATGAATACGTTCGCCTCTCGTAGGTCAGCTCCGTGCAGAT of the Thermodesulfovibrionales bacterium genome contains:
- a CDS encoding DUF5132 domain-containing protein; this translates as MGLFDGALKGNVVTGLAIGIGAAVLAPAVLPVIASVAKPVAKAAIKGGIILFEKGKEAFAEAGEVVEDLVAEVKSELSEAEKAASSATAPEGESGA
- a CDS encoding HAD-IC family P-type ATPase, which encodes MVQPLHTSVKGRARFKVAGLYRSAVLKKELESGLSRQGGIQGFSVSVLTGNVLIYYNSENTLEIVASLIAAIVARSEKTGQPSEALPQTVTVALSRGDQPHGADKVLPAPSRRTLRKSITRAEAQTTEDWHLMNAMDVFETFGTSRNSGLSSDIVSANLRKFGPNVLPESVPRSGLSMFLGQFKSLPVALLGVAAGISVLTGGIADAVVIMGVVLINAAIGYTTESQTEKTIHALKRLVRPSAAVLRDGTLQEIGAEDAVPGDLLLLRPGSYIAADARLIETNHLSVDESALTGESMPVRKTLSPLMQRDIPLADRTNMVYMGTLVTGGQGVAIVVATGRFTEIGKIQTLVGEARPPETPMERQLDRMGSQLVLICGIVCGMVFITGLLRGYGLLEMLKTSISLAVAAVPEGLPTVATTTLALGIRKMRRHNVLIRHLNAVETLGSVQTICLDKTGTITLNRMSVVAAHAGMRHFSVSNGQFFLSGEPLSVYIHDELLRLIHISVLCNESEVLGEDGRYVINGSPTENALIHIALGSGVDVGMLREKFPLLRIRHRSENSNYMCTLHGTQNNSFLVAVKGSPNEVLPMCGWHMKDGKKVPLTDDDRLALETENERMAGDALRVLGVAYSFADNETLPLEADVDCADNLIWLGLVGMADPVRDGVKGLIGEFHKAGIDTVMITGDQSPTAYAIGKELNLGNGEQLEILDSTHLVDIDPEVMKALCKRVHVFARVSPAHKLRIVRVLQDVGLVVAMTGDGINDGPALKAADIGIAMGHTGTDVAREVADVIIEDDNLETMIIAISQGRTIYNNIRKSVHFLLSTNLSEIMVMFTAIAGGLGQPLSAIQLLWINLMSDIAPGLALALEPPEPDVLSRSPRDPGEPIVRRSDFKRIAFESAAISAGALGAYGYGIARYGMGQKAGTLAFMGLTAGQLLHAISCRSETHSVFSKEKLPPNRYLNMALGGSFAVQCLAMFIPGLRNLLGLAPIGVLDGLVIGGSAVLPLLVNEGTKKVPKEVTP
- the metK gene encoding methionine adenosyltransferase, which codes for MKKDFIFTSESVTEGHPDKLCDQISDAIVDHFLQQDPYSRVIAECAVSTAIMFIAARFESGASVDFPNIARQVVNQIGYDQHAFNAKTCSIVTSLKELAHDENCFFDERNLSDAEIDEIPARNQVTVFGFACNQTAALIPLPIWLAHKLARRLTSVRLQKILPYISPDGKTQAGIEYRNGKPFRIHSITVIASQDSPSTAGGPDMKRLEEDIRETVIDPVFSDEAIRPDKNTKIFINPDGPFVIGGPSVHSGLTGRKNAIDTYGEYSRQSGAALSGKDPLRIDRIGAYAARYAAKNVIAAGLAAECELQLSYSIGLSKPVSTQVETFGTGVLPDEKIAALVERLFDFRLAGIVKQFNLRYLPSILKGGFYRKLAAYGHVGRMDMGLPWELTDKIQEMKGQR
- a CDS encoding DUF3562 domain-containing protein, whose protein sequence is MNTLPEECKKVLYDNETERRLHIGAIEVLSVRAGLSSDKVERLYEIVLNRFKREARIRDYLPILVSKRVHYLLDKWRRSGRSDAPGPKKEPENYAY
- a CDS encoding cation diffusion facilitator family transporter, yielding MTDRDQKLVLSLTIAYFFIELLGGLYYRSLALVTDASFMAINVSGQFIALYIGRLAQRLPNKNKTFGYERAKVLSGLFNGMLVGFLLFYVFIEAYHKLRNPEPLEADKILLIAVIGLFVNAFGLIRLYKHSQDINIKGALLLILNDTLGSVGVIASSLIIRFTNLYFVDALAGVGVGLLAAYPTYFLIKDSVQILMEGNPAKIDIDEVEGFIYETFDNISNVKDMHIWGLSPEKIILAVRIRTNGSVYRRETMKGMKRALKKKFGFSDIYIELYEVKQASSEVLS
- a CDS encoding pentapeptide repeat-containing protein; its protein translation is MSTAVKKNGNARIAVFTLFFCFMTNITHGFNPSSFDKMDKTHPHECVGCDLSGMDIDGWEMDDSILGDANMRGANLAHAEFESADLHGADLREANVFMVVFTRANLANANLSKLDLHSATINDANLSGADLSEANLKDATMLGANLSSADLHLSRCSGANLRFTNLRKANLRKAALDHADLRGADLTDANLEDSDLSGAKLTDAIWTDGRKCKSGSIGICR